One Flavobacterium sp. 90 DNA segment encodes these proteins:
- a CDS encoding TonB-dependent receptor codes for MKKHLLGFLFFLLPFCLFSQEKNISIEYSNVTRKKAIEIIEKNSSFHFYFEDQWLSNDELISGKFQNTSIVVILDDIFNNTTINYYIDQNSIILSNVLLISNTISESYFKNTPSKNDKLLAAPIYNKQYINSAKRDSDSIIMLGKQSLIDNSQMHTLSGYIKNRTSGKPEYNVTIKVKDKDFSTTSDASGYYSFKVPAGINTIETQSLSHETKIKKIVLYSNGKVDFNLDENVNALKEIIIENKKTRNVNSAITGLTSIDVENIKNVPLILGERDIFKVATTLPGIKTTGEGSAGFNVRGGKDDQNLFLLDNAVLYNPSHFLGFFSSVNPFTTKKADIYKGSIPAEFGGRLSSVFDIKSKSGNTEKLSGEAGIGPVMSNVTLEVPILKGKSSLLFGGRASYSDWILKTIKDSNLENSQASFYDILLKYNHQLTKKDNLETSFYYSHDKYSISSDSVYKYNNQLATVKWDHDFNEKNKSSFIITNSQYKFNINYNSQPERSFHYGYRINETQFIFKMKYILNEKHVFNYGISSKLYNVNPGYINPTDNNSQIKSIDLQNEKGLESALFFTENYKLNDELLINLGLRYSIFSALGPATQNVYETDFPKSDRTVLETKTYSNNDVIKTYGGFEPRVSARYFILPDLSIKASFDRTYQYVHLLSSNTTQSPIDMWKLSDLNTEPQSSNQFSLGIFKNILKNSLELSIEGYYKKSQNILDYKVGAELLLNKNIETELLQGEGKAYGIEFLIKKEKGNFNGWLSYTYSRALIKLDSKFDSEKVNNGAYFPTNYDKPHDFSAILNYKFTKRYSLSTNFVYQTGRPVTYPIGSYDFAGEQFTLYSDRNKYRIPDYYRLDIGVNIEGNHKIKKLAHSFWNISVYNVLGRNNPYNVYFVTEDKKIKAYKTSIFSVPIPTITYNIKF; via the coding sequence TGTCTTTTTTCTCAAGAAAAAAATATTTCTATCGAATATTCTAATGTAACCCGAAAAAAAGCCATCGAAATAATTGAAAAAAATAGTTCTTTTCATTTTTATTTTGAGGATCAATGGCTGTCTAACGATGAACTTATTTCTGGAAAATTTCAGAATACATCTATTGTTGTTATTCTGGATGACATTTTTAATAATACCACCATAAACTATTACATTGACCAAAATAGTATCATTTTAAGTAATGTTCTTTTAATATCGAATACAATATCAGAGAGTTATTTTAAAAATACGCCTTCTAAAAATGACAAATTATTAGCTGCTCCTATTTATAACAAACAATATATAAATAGTGCAAAAAGAGACTCTGACTCTATTATAATGTTAGGAAAACAATCTTTGATAGATAATTCGCAAATGCATACTTTATCCGGTTATATCAAAAATCGGACTTCGGGAAAACCAGAATATAATGTCACTATTAAGGTAAAAGACAAAGATTTTAGTACAACAAGTGATGCCAGTGGCTACTACAGTTTTAAGGTACCAGCGGGAATTAACACAATTGAAACACAATCTCTTAGTCACGAAACTAAGATTAAGAAAATTGTACTTTACAGTAATGGAAAAGTAGATTTTAATCTGGACGAGAATGTAAATGCTCTTAAAGAGATTATCATTGAAAATAAAAAAACAAGAAATGTAAATTCGGCCATTACGGGACTTACGAGCATAGATGTTGAGAATATAAAAAATGTTCCTTTGATATTAGGAGAACGGGATATCTTTAAAGTAGCAACAACTCTTCCGGGTATAAAAACAACTGGTGAAGGATCAGCAGGCTTTAATGTTAGAGGAGGAAAAGATGACCAAAACCTATTTTTATTAGATAATGCAGTTTTATACAATCCTTCTCACTTTTTAGGATTCTTTTCTTCGGTAAATCCTTTTACAACAAAAAAAGCAGATATCTATAAAGGAAGTATTCCTGCCGAATTTGGCGGTCGACTTTCGTCTGTTTTTGACATTAAATCTAAAAGCGGGAATACTGAAAAACTTTCCGGAGAAGCTGGAATTGGACCTGTAATGAGTAATGTTACGCTTGAAGTTCCGATTTTAAAAGGCAAATCGAGTTTGCTTTTTGGCGGCCGGGCAAGTTATTCTGATTGGATTTTAAAAACTATCAAAGATTCAAATTTAGAAAATAGTCAAGCTTCTTTTTATGATATTCTTCTAAAATATAACCATCAACTTACTAAAAAGGATAATCTTGAAACTTCATTTTATTACAGCCATGACAAGTACAGCATTTCTTCGGATTCTGTATATAAATACAATAATCAATTAGCCACTGTAAAATGGGATCATGATTTTAATGAGAAAAATAAATCTTCATTTATCATAACCAATAGCCAATATAAATTTAATATCAATTACAATTCTCAGCCTGAAAGATCTTTTCATTACGGTTACAGAATCAATGAAACTCAATTTATCTTTAAGATGAAATACATTCTGAATGAAAAGCATGTATTCAATTATGGCATCAGCAGCAAGTTATACAATGTAAATCCTGGCTATATAAACCCTACAGATAATAACTCTCAAATCAAAAGTATTGATTTGCAAAATGAAAAAGGTTTAGAATCGGCATTGTTTTTTACTGAGAATTATAAGTTAAATGATGAATTATTAATCAATTTAGGATTGCGATATTCTATTTTTTCAGCACTTGGACCTGCTACTCAAAACGTCTACGAAACTGACTTTCCAAAATCGGACAGAACTGTTTTAGAAACCAAAACCTATTCTAATAATGATGTAATAAAAACTTATGGTGGATTTGAACCAAGAGTTTCTGCACGTTATTTTATACTTCCGGATTTATCAATTAAGGCAAGTTTTGACAGAACATATCAATATGTACACTTGCTTTCAAGCAATACAACGCAATCTCCAATAGATATGTGGAAACTTTCTGATTTAAATACAGAACCACAATCTTCGAATCAATTTTCTTTGGGAATTTTCAAAAACATACTCAAAAACTCACTGGAATTAAGTATTGAAGGTTATTACAAGAAATCACAAAACATATTAGATTATAAAGTTGGCGCCGAATTATTATTAAACAAAAACATAGAAACAGAACTTTTGCAAGGCGAAGGAAAAGCATACGGAATTGAATTTTTGATCAAGAAAGAAAAAGGAAATTTTAATGGCTGGTTAAGTTATACTTATTCCAGAGCCTTAATAAAACTCGATAGTAAATTTGATTCTGAGAAGGTAAATAACGGAGCATATTTCCCTACAAATTATGACAAACCACATGATTTTAGTGCAATTTTAAATTATAAATTCACAAAGAGATATAGCTTATCAACAAATTTTGTCTATCAAACGGGAAGACCTGTTACCTACCCAATTGGATCATATGATTTTGCCGGTGAGCAATTTACATTATATAGTGATCGTAATAAATATAGAATTCCTGATTATTACAGATTGGATATTGGTGTAAATATTGAAGGAAATCATAAAATAAAAAAATTGGCTCATAGTTTCTGGAATATTTCTGTTTATAACGTTTTGGGCAGAAACAATCCGTACAATGTTTACTTTGTTACGGAGGACAAAAAAATCAAGGCATATAAAACCTCTATTTTTTCTGTTCCAATTCCGACAATAACTTATAACATAAAATTCTAA